A single window of Deltaproteobacteria bacterium DNA harbors:
- a CDS encoding efflux RND transporter permease subunit: MTKRGGAGRLAAAFIESKLTPLIILAALLLGGMAVMMTPREEEPQIIVPMMDVLVRFPGAGPSEVESRITSPMERKLWEIPGVKYLYSMSRPGLSIVTVRFRVGENVEDSLVKLYDKLASNADLIPPGASPPLVKPKSINDVPILALTLWGKNYHGYELRRIADETAVEIKKLDDISEVEILGGRKRTARVLFSAERLSAYGLSALGVAQRLGEVNRNLQAGSFSRRDRSVKVEIGSFLRDAGDLGDVVVGVWNHRPVYLRDVAEIKDGPNAPDDYLFFGTGPAGRAKGIAGAFAGKRFPAVTIDIAKRKGTNAVSIARAVKARVASLRGRVIPDGVHVTWTRNYGATAQEKSNELMQHLLLATVSVTILIGLFLGFYEALVVAVAVPVTLAMTLFISMLLGYTLNRVTLFALIFAIGILVDDAIVVVENIHRHYKLKKEDPLQASITATDEVGNPTILATLTVIAALLPMVFISGLMGPYMEPIPINSSVAMVTSLLIAFIVTPWLTYHMTGKRKNLNAEKTFELKETRLYKLYHAILCPLVRNPWRRWFFLTGVTLLLFASMFLVYAHRVRVKMLPFDNKSEFQVIIDMPEGTTLETTSALCMEIGDYLATVPEVTDYEIYTGTHAPINFNGLVRHYFLRRGPNVAGIQVNLLNKHDRKAQSHDIAVRVRPKIQRIAKRYNARVKIAEVPPGPPVLSSLVAEVYGPDPAAQRRLGREIRNIFDSTPNVVDVDWYEEDPQPEDRFVIDREKASLLGVSPNAVTKSLRLALAGMDVGLLHLPREREAVPIRLRFDRKERSSVEDLTAVKVMNRRGKLIPLSELVQVRRGFTEPTIFHKNQKRVVYVTGDMAGSEESPVYGILDMRHKVEALATPDGIPIAEHYAAEPLTSDHYSVKWDGEWQITYEVFRDMGIAFAAVLVLIYILIVGWFRSFVVPLIIMAPIPLTLIGILPGHWITGSFFTATSMIGFIALAGIIVRNSILLVDFIQMRKEEGASLTDAVLEAGAVRFRPILLTALALIVGALVILLDPIFQGLAISLIFGIFVSTVLTLIVIPLLYYMVMKNKDDEGCNL; encoded by the coding sequence ATGACGAAACGTGGAGGGGCCGGACGCCTTGCCGCTGCCTTCATCGAATCCAAACTGACGCCGCTGATCATCCTGGCGGCCCTCCTTCTGGGGGGCATGGCCGTGATGATGACCCCGCGTGAAGAGGAACCCCAGATCATCGTCCCGATGATGGATGTCCTCGTCCGTTTTCCGGGGGCCGGCCCGTCCGAGGTCGAATCCCGGATCACCTCCCCGATGGAACGGAAGCTCTGGGAGATCCCCGGGGTGAAATACCTTTACTCCATGTCCCGGCCGGGTCTCTCCATCGTCACGGTCCGCTTCCGCGTCGGCGAGAACGTGGAAGACTCCCTGGTCAAGCTCTACGACAAACTCGCATCAAATGCCGACCTGATCCCACCGGGGGCCTCCCCACCGCTGGTCAAGCCCAAGTCGATCAACGATGTGCCGATCCTCGCGCTGACCCTCTGGGGGAAAAATTATCACGGCTATGAACTCCGGAGGATCGCAGACGAAACGGCCGTGGAAATCAAAAAGCTTGACGATATCTCCGAGGTGGAGATCCTCGGCGGCCGAAAAAGAACCGCGCGGGTCCTCTTCTCCGCGGAGCGGCTCTCCGCCTACGGTCTCTCCGCCCTCGGCGTGGCGCAACGTCTGGGGGAGGTAAACCGCAACCTGCAGGCCGGGAGTTTCAGCCGGCGGGATCGCTCCGTGAAGGTGGAAATCGGAAGCTTCCTCCGGGATGCCGGGGACCTGGGCGATGTCGTCGTGGGCGTATGGAACCATCGCCCCGTTTATCTTCGGGACGTGGCCGAAATCAAAGACGGTCCCAATGCACCCGACGACTATCTCTTCTTCGGCACAGGTCCGGCGGGAAGGGCGAAGGGGATTGCCGGAGCCTTTGCCGGGAAAAGATTCCCGGCCGTCACCATTGACATCGCCAAGAGGAAGGGGACCAACGCCGTCTCGATCGCCCGGGCGGTCAAGGCGCGGGTGGCTTCACTCCGGGGAAGGGTCATCCCGGACGGAGTCCATGTCACCTGGACCCGGAACTACGGCGCCACAGCCCAGGAGAAATCGAACGAGTTGATGCAACATCTCCTCCTTGCCACGGTTTCGGTAACGATCCTGATCGGTCTCTTTCTCGGGTTCTACGAAGCCCTGGTGGTGGCCGTAGCCGTCCCGGTGACCCTGGCGATGACCCTCTTCATCAGCATGCTTTTAGGCTACACCTTAAACCGGGTCACCCTCTTCGCCCTGATCTTCGCGATCGGGATCCTGGTGGATGACGCGATCGTGGTGGTGGAAAACATCCACCGCCACTACAAGCTGAAGAAGGAAGATCCGCTGCAGGCGTCGATCACGGCGACCGACGAGGTCGGGAACCCCACGATCCTTGCAACACTGACGGTTATCGCGGCACTGCTCCCCATGGTCTTCATCTCCGGCCTCATGGGTCCCTACATGGAACCGATCCCGATCAACTCCTCGGTCGCCATGGTCACCTCCCTGCTGATCGCCTTCATCGTCACGCCCTGGCTGACCTATCACATGACCGGCAAACGAAAAAACCTCAATGCAGAAAAGACCTTTGAACTCAAGGAGACCCGGCTTTACAAGCTCTATCACGCCATTCTCTGTCCCTTGGTCCGGAATCCGTGGAGACGGTGGTTCTTCCTGACCGGGGTCACCCTGCTCCTCTTTGCTTCCATGTTTCTGGTTTACGCCCACAGGGTCCGGGTGAAGATGCTCCCGTTCGACAATAAGAGCGAATTCCAGGTGATCATCGACATGCCGGAGGGGACCACCCTCGAGACCACCTCCGCCCTCTGCATGGAGATCGGCGATTATCTCGCCACAGTGCCCGAGGTCACCGACTACGAAATCTATACCGGGACCCATGCCCCGATCAATTTCAACGGCCTGGTTCGCCACTATTTTCTTCGTCGGGGTCCCAACGTGGCCGGGATCCAGGTGAACCTGCTCAACAAACATGATCGGAAGGCCCAGTCCCACGATATTGCCGTCCGGGTCCGTCCGAAGATCCAGCGGATCGCGAAACGGTACAATGCCCGGGTCAAGATCGCAGAGGTCCCGCCGGGGCCGCCGGTCCTCTCCTCGCTCGTAGCGGAGGTCTACGGTCCCGATCCCGCGGCACAACGCAGGCTTGGCAGGGAGATCCGGAACATCTTCGATTCGACACCGAACGTGGTGGACGTGGACTGGTACGAGGAGGATCCGCAACCGGAGGACCGGTTCGTCATCGACCGCGAAAAGGCCTCCCTTCTCGGGGTCTCTCCCAACGCCGTCACAAAGAGCCTGCGTCTCGCCCTGGCCGGGATGGACGTCGGGCTCCTTCATCTCCCCAGGGAGCGGGAAGCGGTCCCCATACGGCTCCGGTTCGACCGGAAGGAGCGATCCTCGGTTGAAGACCTGACCGCCGTCAAGGTCATGAACCGCCGGGGGAAGCTGATTCCGCTGTCCGAGCTGGTGCAGGTGCGGCGGGGATTCACGGAACCGACCATATTTCACAAGAACCAGAAACGTGTCGTCTATGTCACCGGCGATATGGCGGGAAGCGAGGAGAGCCCCGTTTACGGCATTCTCGATATGCGGCACAAGGTTGAGGCGCTTGCAACGCCCGACGGAATCCCGATTGCAGAACACTATGCGGCGGAACCTTTGACCTCGGATCACTATTCCGTGAAGTGGGACGGGGAGTGGCAGATCACCTACGAGGTCTTCCGGGACATGGGAATCGCCTTCGCCGCGGTCCTGGTTCTGATCTACATCCTGATCGTCGGCTGGTTTCGCTCCTTCGTCGTCCCCCTCATCATCATGGCGCCGATCCCCCTGACCCTGATCGGGATCCTGCCGGGACACTGGATCACCGGCTCCTTCTTCACCGCAACCTCCATGATCGGTTTCATCGCACTGGCCGGCATCATCGTCCGGAACTCAATCCTGCTCGTTGATTTCATCCAGATGAGAAAAGAAGAGGGAGCCAGCCTGACCGACGCAGTCCTCGAAGCCGGCGCCGTCCGCTTCCGTCCCATCCTCCTGACCGCCCTCGCCCTGATCGTCGGCGCCTTGGTCATCCTCCTCGATCCCATCTTCCAGGGGCTGGCCATCTCCCTGATCTTCGGGATCTTTGTCTCGACGGTCTTGACCCTGATCGTCATCCCGCTTCTCTATTATATGGTCATGAAGAACAAAGACGATGAGGGATGCAACCTCTGA